A single genomic interval of Gemmatimonadota bacterium harbors:
- a CDS encoding DUF305 domain-containing protein has translation MYRHSVRFSSLVYIATALCVTTLGVAPRGAGAQPAATKANAKKDYTAADVAFMQGMIGHHAQAVVMGKMAVSHGANANVANFCKKVIISQRDEIELMQTWLTDRGQHAPEAATTPMAGHDMSGMNMADHAMMPGMLTPAQMQQLEKAKGKEWDRLFLTFMIQHHEGALVMVKTLFDSPAGGQGPEIFGYATGVDNDQRGEIERMQKMLVTLKEKNAK, from the coding sequence ATGTATAGGCACTCAGTTCGATTCAGCTCGTTGGTGTATATCGCCACCGCACTCTGCGTCACGACGCTGGGCGTTGCGCCGCGCGGCGCGGGAGCGCAACCGGCCGCCACGAAGGCGAACGCGAAGAAAGACTACACCGCCGCCGACGTTGCCTTTATGCAGGGCATGATCGGTCATCACGCGCAGGCCGTGGTGATGGGGAAAATGGCGGTATCGCACGGCGCGAACGCGAACGTGGCGAATTTCTGCAAGAAGGTGATCATCTCACAGCGCGACGAGATCGAACTGATGCAGACGTGGCTCACGGATCGCGGCCAGCACGCGCCCGAGGCGGCCACGACACCAATGGCGGGGCACGATATGTCCGGCATGAACATGGCAGACCACGCCATGATGCCTGGGATGCTCACCCCCGCGCAGATGCAGCAGCTCGAGAAAGCAAAGGGCAAAGAGTGGGACCGTTTGTTCCTGACCTTCATGATCCAGCATCACGAAGGCGCGTTGGTGATGGTGAAGACGCTGTTCGATTCGCCCGCAGGTGGACAGGGTCCGGAGATCTTCGGCTATGCGACAGGGGTCGATAATGACCAGCGCGGCGAGATCGAGCGGATGCAGAAGATGTTGGTCACTCTCAAGGAGAAGAACGCAAAATGA